The following is a genomic window from Doryrhamphus excisus isolate RoL2022-K1 chromosome 3, RoL_Dexc_1.0, whole genome shotgun sequence.
ATGTGAGGCTGTCAGTGTGATGACATTGTTGATATTATTGGGGGCGAAGGAAAGTCAGGAAGTTGGCAGAGGAAGCAATGAGCCAAAGAGTGACAGGATGTCACAGACGGCTCAAATCAAGAGCTCATAAGTTGCATGAATGTGATGACAAATGGCTATTTTGGactttgtttgtttgggttCAAAATACCTTGAAAAGTTCGAAATGGATTGGGATTACATTTTCAGGGATgggtctggatccaggaattccttaaaggattctttaacatccTGAAATAGGACCAATTTCGACATTTGTGCGTACAACTCCACACAAAAACGGTCGgacacttggaaaaaaaatgcaaaatgtctGCGCTCTCCAAGTGCGTCTTTTAGAGTTTAGCttgtttaatatatatatgtgtgtgtataatatacTCTTGAGCAaaatgttcagtgcaaaattgcaataaaaaaattgcaaacaaatagcattttgcactgttggatctaaAGAAGCTTCATATATAGagcatcaaaatgcaaaaagaagaaattggggtgagacaaaaaacattttgtgttgttttatttctatttggggggggggggtcatgagtATATACTAAGGATGATGTTCacgaaaataatatttgtattgaaTATGTCCCAAACCTAACCAGAATGGGTTCCCTTACAGTTGTGCACAACCCTGGTCTTGGCGTGTTTGGACGGTCAGCCTGCTAAAGTCTCCTGACATCTAGTGGTGGTTCAGAGGTGATAcagcttttcatttttatgggcctgcaaagcaTGCTATTATCCCTCATGCCTATTACATTGTATTCTGCCCAGCTAACGATGGACAACCAATCACTAGAAATGTCTAGATTGCGACTGTGTCCCTCACCTGGCTTTGGGATCTGCTGGACAAGGTAGGGAACTCTGCTGTCCTTGCGACCCAACCTCggaaagaagaagatggatggatcggTGACAAGTAAGGACGTTTGTCCCTTTTttagataagatatgcctttattagtcccacaaggggggGAGGGGTTCAGGTTTGTGAACACCATACCATAGTGCTGAACTTCTTATTACACTGTGATGTTTGTAAAGTCAATGTTGGTCTCCTTCAAGTGTTTTGAACATTTCATTTGCTTTTTCAACATCACAGCATgcctttttacacttgtgtgataGGTTTGTCCCCCATCGCATTTCTCAAGTGTTTTCACATTTGTGTCGccgttttttttggctttttatgacATCACAGTATACACGAGTCCTCTATTTTGcagttatttgtattttacatggATAAAGCACAGCTAATCTGGTCTGACTGGAGCCTGTCTGGATCTGCTTCCCGTCATGGCGGCCAAAGGTGTTCTCGCAGAATTAGGTGTTTAGCATTTCTTCATGGTTTGGCTTATTTTGTACTCTGTGGGAGGGTCCTAGGACTTTTACTAGGAATTTTGAGTAGTGCTGATATTTTGATTCAATACGATACCAATCgctgtttgttttgttggtatttttttAGCCCAATAAAACAATGGCAAACATCTGAAATCAACTGATATGCCTTGATCCTCAAGATGGAATATGTTTATTATacaggactccggtttcctcccacattccaaagacatgctagcttcattggccactccagattgtccataggtatgaatgtgggtgtgaatggttgtttgtctatatgtgccctgtgattggctggccaccagtccagggtgcaccccgcctctcacccaaataCGAAGATAAgtgccatagaaaatggatggatggaagatttagcactttagcagcCATCTGTAGAAACAAGCAAGTTATGGCCAGACCAGACTGAAGTTTATTATCACATCTTCACATTGACACAGGGTTACATCAACAATTAGAGTGGAACTTGTTCATGAGCGTCAAACCTAAAAGTAACACCAGCATTTCATTTCAGCTCAGGTCAAAGTTGACATGACATAATCGGGCTTAGCATTATTATGTATGATGTAATACTGTAtgcttgtatttatatttatttgacagAAAGTCTCGGACAGCCACGTtgctaatgctacatgctaacattaaaaacGTCACCGTACGGGACTCGGGGAGCGGGGTCTGGAAGCGCGGTGGTGGTGTCCCGTGTTGGTAGCCATCAGCGGCCTCCTGAGCCTCATGTCCTCCTGAAGCCCCCCAAGATGGCGTCCAGGGTATTGAAGGCACTGTAAAATTCATCTTCCGTTTTAGCCCCTGGAAATTCAACACACCAACATTTCACGTTCATTCCAGTGTCACAACAACATAGCAGCAGTTCAACGCTCGGGAATAAAGCTGGCTCGGACAAACGCTATGTTTCGATTTGCTGCGCCGGATGCAAGAACCTCCAAAAacatcttttgtgtgttttagtgtGGGCGCACAACCCCCACTTACCAACCAACGAGATGGACCCTGAGGAAAAGACGGATGCCGTCATGCCAGGTCGAAAGTTGTACTGCAGCGCAGGAAACAGCTCCGGTTCGTAACTAGTGAAGGACAAACACACCCGAGAAGGTCAGCAAGGGCTCGGCAGGCTCTCCTGTGCCACGTCACCGATGTCAGCTGACCTGCAGTGGTCTTGGTGGGCCAGGAACAGATCCTCCAGGTTGATTGGGAAGGTTTTGCAAGTGCCTCCTATGTTGAGAACCTTGAAGTCCAGAAAGCGGACCGGGTAGCCCAGCTTGAGGACTTTGAAGGCAAACTTCCTGGCGGCGACCCTGGACTCCTCTTCGCTGCGAGACAAACACGTTCAACGACGGCCCAACGCCTTCGAGCGCAGACGGACACGCACGGACTGACCTCTTGGCTCCTGTGCAGAAAAGGATTCCCGACTGGAAGATCCTCGCGGTGGTCTGGGGCTTCCTGATCTTCATGACGAGCGACTTGAAGACCTGAAATGGAAGGTGAGTTTTAAAGTGAATATTTGGGGGCAGCAGGGACGACGTCCATTATTTTGAATGCAAATTGTTGCAGTACTGTGTTGCAGTACCACATTGTTTCCTCAGGGGGCAGCAGTCACAGTTACAGTCCGTGAGAATATAGTGCCAAATGTATTTGATTTCAAAAGTTCAACTAACACTAACAGTCCGATTAAAGgctctgatttttttaaaaagaacattaagaaaTATATGCAAGTAATGGGACACATATTTGGACTAAAGCcgtcaaaaatacatttatacatgcTGTGGTCGTGCAGTAACAGGCACATTGacgataacatgtaatatgCTAACAGTATTTTGCCGTATTTTAAAACTTACCGGAACTTATTTCTTGGGCGTATTGATTTCACACCACCCATAGCAACAACCGTTACTTCCGTCAACAGCAACAGCACAGAAAGCCGGTGTTTGCTAGCTACTACTACCCATGGCCGGTTTGGTGAGGGCTacctccaccacctccaccaccaccgACTACTTTGTGGATCCAGAACATTAGCTTTTTTTAGCCTGAATATACGGAGGATGAGATACAGGATTTAGAAGCTGATTGACCAAGAAAGTGAAACGTTAGACCAGACCGGCAACGAGAGAGTCTGGACCGGCACGGCGTAAAATGTGGAGGCTGCCAAGCCATACCGGCAGAAAGGAAGTGTTGGTGCTCTTTCTGAGTCACACACGGTGTTGCCGGCGATGGGAAGGTTTCGTCTATATGGCGACGAGGACATTTAATTGCGTCAAAAGACGGCATCATAACGAACGAAGGAGAAAAAAGAGAGGAGAAGACGCCCGAGGTCTGCTGGACCAGACGGACAACAGTCCCTCCAGTAAGTATTTGATTCCCATTTTAACATTCCCATACACATAGTAACACATATTAACGTCCTGGCCATTTTTAGTCCATCTGGCCGTGTACAAACAAAACATGGGGAAAGGTGTCCTATCGTATTGATTTGGAGTGGGCCCGTTGCCTCCCTTTTAACGTTTTAAATTGACATAAAATtgcgtaaataaataaatttgacatAAAATATTCCTATTCACCTTGagggcttttatttattttgaatgctTTTAGCTATCTATCTTGTGGCAACCAACCAGCTTGTGCTGCAGTACCAAATTGTTCCTCAGTGGGCAGCAGTGAGCTGATGGGGAAACCCGCAAATGCTTAACAAGttgcacccgtgagtcagtgaaacccgacTCTTCTTCGATTACCCGAGTCAGTGAAAGAAGAGTGTTGTGTCTCATGTCAAGCACCTGTGAGTAAGTGAAACTCTATAGTCATAAAAACTCAATGAGCCTTTGTTGAGTACCCGAGAGTCAGTCAACCACCAGTCTTTTTACCTCTGAATCAGTGAAAGTGGAGTCGttcaagtctttgtcaagtacgagtgagtcagtgaaattcaaaTCTATGTCGAACACcttttgagtcagtgaaatgagAACTGACGGTCTTTTTACCCGTGAATCGGTGAAACTGGACTCGCACAGGTGTTTGTCaagtaccagtgagtcagttAAACTGGAATATATGTCAAACacctatgagtcagtgaaatgagAACCACCAGTCTTTTTACCCGTGAATCGGTGAAACTGGAGTCgctcaagtctttgtcaagaacgagtgagtcagtgaaattcaaaTCTATGTCAAAtacttgagtcagtgaaatgagAACCACCAGTCTTTTTActcgtgaatcagtgaaactggagtcgtTCAAGTCTTTCTCAAGTAcaagtgagtcagtgaaattcaaaTCTATGTCGAACacctttgagtcagtgaaatgagAAGTGTCAGTCTTtttacccgtgagtcagtgaaactcgaatcTCTCTGAGTCAGTGAAAAATTGAGTCTTCGAGTACCtttgagtcagtaaaacttttGAGCAactttgagtcagtgaaacccaagtcttcatcaagtatccaaagtcagtgaaactagagTCACATACCCATGAGTCTTTATCAAGAACCAGTGAGACAGTGAAACACTTCTGTCTTTGTCAAGCAGCCATGAGTCAGAGAAAGTCAATGAATCTTTGTTGAgcataagtcagtgaaactcgaatcCAGTCAATGTGGGGcacttgtgagtcagtaaaactcagtTTTAGTATTTGTCAAGCGCCTGTGAATCAGTCCTAATCGAGTCTTCACCAATGTTGTCGGTTACCCGagaactggagtctttgtcaagtacccatggGTGTTCATCAAATTTGTGAGTCTTCATCACATGCCAGAGAGTCattgaaactcaagtcttgtCAACGACTGATGAAACTCTCGAGTCTTCGCTGATGTGAGCTAGTAAAGCTTGAGTCTTTGTGGAGCACACAAAAATCAGTGAAACTCCCGAGCACCCAAACACCCGAGTCAGTGAAAATTTGGTCTGTCTCGAGTCTTCACCTACACGAGTTAGTTAAACTCGAGTCTTTAAGGAGTGCCCACATGTCAGTGAAACTCgtaagcacccgtgagtcagtcaagtacctaagtcagtgaaactcaagtcactcgagtctttgtcaagtacctgtGAGTTTGTGAAACTAGAGACagtcgagtctttgtcgagcacttgtgagtcagtcgtgagtcggtgaaactctgCAGGCACCccagagtcagtgaaactggactctttgttgagtacccgaGTCAGTAATACTGAGCGCCTATGAGTCTTGATGTCGAGTCTTTTCCGACTTTAGTA
Proteins encoded in this region:
- the LOC131126598 gene encoding uncharacterized protein LOC131126598, encoding MQAICRTPAGTAVRPMTSFLPVVVGPPPPAAAAVPPAPPAAARVPSHRWTAKPRTGPQIQNVTSSVKLGCDLDLEFIARNSWNVQHLSTVFKSLVMKIRKPQTTARIFQSGILFCTGAKSEEESRVAARKFAFKVLKLGYPVRFLDFKVLNIGGTCKTFPINLEDLFLAHQDHCSYEPELFPALQYNFRPGMTASVFSSGSISLVGKWGLCAHTKTHKRCFWRFLHPAQQIET